TGTTCGTGCAGACTGACGTTAGATCCCCATCAGAGATTATCCGGTTGATGGAAGCAGCCTACGAAACCTATGGCCGGATAGATATTCTGATCAACAATGCTGGTAAGTCAATCGCTAAGTCTCCCTATGAACTATCCGTGGAAGAATGGGACGACGTGATTAACACCAACCTAAGAAGCGTCTTTCTGGCGTCTCGGGAAGCAGCGAAATACATGCGGCGAAACCAGGAAGGTGGTTCCATTGTCAATATTGCCTCCACCCGGGCAATCATGTCTGAACCGAACTCCGAGGCCTATGCCGCCTCCAAAGGCGGTATTCTGGCCGTTACCCACGCCCTAGCTGCTTCCTTAGGTCGTGATGGGATCACCGTCAATGCCATCTCCCCAGGATGGATTGAGACAGGGGACTATGGAAAACTGAGAAGAATCGATCATGAACAGCACCTGTCTCGGCGTGTTGGAAAACCCGAGGATATTGCCCGGGCTTGCCTCTACTTGACGGCCAAAGAGAATGACTTTGTGACAGGCATTAATCTGGTCATAGACGGTGGTATGACAAGAAAAATGATATACGAGGACTAGCGGAGACACAAGTCCTCTCTTTGAGGTGGGGTCCATGTTACAATTTCGGACATGATGATAAGATAGAGTTATACGAGAGGAGAATATAATCATGTCCAAAATTCGCCAGCAATATGATGAAGACTTCAAGAAGAACGCTGTAAGACTAAGTTA
The genomic region above belongs to Bacillota bacterium and contains:
- a CDS encoding glucose 1-dehydrogenase, which produces MSFLNKTVVVTGAGSGIGRRIALVYAEEGANVVIADINPAGGAQTVAMIKEKGGEALFVQTDVRSPSEIIRLMEAAYETYGRIDILINNAGKSIAKSPYELSVEEWDDVINTNLRSVFLASREAAKYMRRNQEGGSIVNIASTRAIMSEPNSEAYAASKGGILAVTHALAASLGRDGITVNAISPGWIETGDYGKLRRIDHEQHLSRRVGKPEDIARACLYLTAKENDFVTGINLVIDGGMTRKMIYED